The window CCGGCGGGGTGAAGGTGTCCGCGAACGCGGTCGAGCGGTGTCTCTGCGCCCAGCCGGGCGTGCGCGACGCCTGCGTCGTCGGCCTGCCGGACCCGGAGTGGGGCGAGGCCGTGGTGGCGCTCGTCGTCCCGTCAGGTGAACCGCGTGAAGCGGACGAACTGCGCGCCGCGGTCCGCGCCGAACTGGGCGCGGCAGCGACGCCGAAACGCGTCGAATACGGCGCTGAGCTGCCCCTTCGCGGGCCGGGCAAGATCGACCGCGAGGCGGTCAGAACGCGACTTACGTCGGGTTTGCGCGGCTGAATGGCCGCACTTCGTTGACATGTACGGCGTGCACCCGCTTGGCTACGCACCATGACGCGCTGGATCAGAGCTGCCCTCATCGGCACCGCCGTCACACTGGGGCTGCTGCTTCCCGTGGGCGCCGCGCTGGCCGACCCGCCCGCCGGCGAGCCCAACAGCGGCACGCTGACCTGGCAGCTGCCGACCACGGACTGACTTTCCGGGTTCTCGCTCGGCTTTGATCACCATGGCGTTGAATGGCGCCATGGCGAGCTTGAGCGAGTGGATCGAAGGGGCCCGGCCCCGGACGCTGCCGAACGCGGTGGCGCCCGTGGTGGCGGGGGTCGGCGCGACGATCGCACTGGACGCGTTCTCGTGGTGGCGTTCGGTCTTGGCGCTGCTGGTCTCCCTCTCGCTGATCGTCGGCGTCAACTACGCCAACGACTACTCCGACGGCATCCGCGGCACGGACGAAAACCGCGTCGGGCCGTTGCGGCTGGTCGGGTCCGGGGTCGCCGCGCCGAAGGCCGTGCTGACCGCCGCACTGATCTCGCTGGGCCTGGCCGGGGTGCTGGGTTTGGTGCTCGTGGCCGTCAGCGGGCACTGGTGGCTGCTGGCGATGGGCGCGCTCTGCATCCTCGGCGCGTGGTTCTACACCGGCGGCAAGAAGCCGTACGGCTACTACGGTTTCGGCGAGATCGCCGTGTTCGTGTTCTTCGGGCTGGCCGGCGTCCTCGGCACGGTGTACGTCCAGGCCGGGCGGGTCAGCTGGGCGGCGCTGGCGTGCGCGGTCGCGGTCGGCTGCTTCTCGACGGCGGTCCTGACGGCCAACAACCTGCGTGACATCCCGACCGACGTCGAAGCGGGCAAGCGCACCCTGGCCACCCGCCTCGGCGACGGCGGAACGCGGCGGCTGTACCTGGTGCTGATCGCGGTGCCGTTCGTGCTCGGCATCGTCCTCGGGATCTTTCACCCGCTGCTGCTGATCACCCTGCTGACAGCGCCGATGCTGCTGAAGTCGGTCCGCGCGGTCGGCGGCGGCGCCCACGGGCGCGAGCTGATCCCGGCACTGCGGGACACGGGCCTGGCGATGCTGGCCTGGGCGGTGCTGGCGGCGGTGGCGCTGAGCTTCTAGCTTTCCGGGACGAACTTCCCGGTCACCAGGAACTCCTCGAACAACGCCGTGTGCGGCGCCAGGTCGAGTCCCTGCTGCGCGACCCACTCGTCGTTGTAGTACGTGTGCGCGTACCGCTCGCCGCCGTCGCAGAGCAGCGTCACGACGCTGCCCGCCTGGCCGTCCTCGACCATCCGCGAGATGAGCCGGAACGCCCCGTAGAGGTTCGTGCCCGTCGAGCCGCCCGCCCAGTGCCCGGTGCGCTCGCGCAGCAGCCGGATCGCCGCCAGGGACCCGGCGTCGGGGATCTGGAACATCTCGTCGATGACACCGGGCACGAACGACGGTTCGCACCGAGGCCGTCCGATGCCTTCGATCCGCGACGGCATGCCGGTCGCGTAGTCGAGCGCGCCGGTTTCCCAAGCGCCGTAGAACGACGAGTTCTCCGGGTCGGCGACGCAGATCTTCGTCGTGTGCCGCTTGTAGCGGACGTACCGGCCGAAGGTCGCGCTCGTGCCGCCGGTGCCCGCGCCGACGACGATCCACGTCGGCACCGGGTGGCGCTCCGAGCGCATCTGCGCGAACACCGACTCGGCGATGTTGTTGTTGCCGCGCCAGTCCGTCGCGCGCTCGGCGTAGGTGAACTGGTCGAGGTAGTGCCCGCCGCTCTCGGCCGCGAGCCGCTCCGCCTCGGGGTACATCGCCGGGGCTTCGTCGACGTAGTGGCACTCACCGCCGTAGAACTCGATGAGCGCAATCTTCTCCTTCGACGTCTTCCGCGGCACGACGGTGATGAAGCGCAGGCCGAGCATGCGGGCGAAGTAGGCCTCGGACACCGCCGTCGACCCGCTGGACGCCTCGACGAGCACGGTGTCCGGGCCGATCTGGCCGTTGACGAGCCCGTAGAGGAACAGCGAGCGGGCCAGCCGGTGCTTCAGCGAGCCGGTCGGGTGGACGGACTCGTCCTTGAGGTAGAGGTCGATCCCCCACTCCGCGGGCAGCGGGAAGACGTGCAGGTGGGTGTCCGCGCTGCGGTTCGCGTCGGCCTCGATGATCCGGACGGCTTCGCGGACCCAGCTGCGGGCGTGCGGGCGGCTCATTCCGGCTGGCCGGAGGTGTCGCCACGGAGCTGGGCACGCAGGTCGGCGCGGGCCCGGGCACGCTTCTCGTTGCGCTTCGCCAGGCCGGCCGTGACGCGGGCGTTCAGCGGGCGGAACAGCAGGAGGCCCAGCGGCAGCCCGACGACCAGGCCGACGACCAGCGCGACCAGCAGGGGCACGCCGACCAGGGTCAGCACCCACGCGATCACGGCGACCAGCACGAACCGCGCCAGCAGGTACAGCGTCAGGTCACGGGGCAGGTTGTCGCTCACATCAACGCAGGCTACGCCCCGCCCGCCCGGTCCTTCTGCAGGCCCGCGTTGTTCGGGCGGCCCTCGAAGCGGGTCGAGAGCACGACGGTCGTGTTCGTCCGCCCGACGCCGGGGATGCGGCGGAGCCGGCCCAGCGAGCGCTCGAGCTCGTCGACCGTCGCCACCCGCACCTTGACGACGAAGGCTTCGTCGCCCGCCACCGCGTAGCAGCTCTCGACCTCGTCGAGCTCGCCGAGCGCGGCGGCGACGTCGTCCTCGGTCGCGGTGTCGGTCGGATGGATGCCGACGAGGGCGGTGACGCCGAGGCCGACCGAGCTCGGGTCGACGACGGCGTGGTAGCCGGTGATCACGCCGGCGGTTTCCAGCTTTCCCACCCGCTCGTGCACCGACGACGCGGAGAGCCCGACAGCCCGCCCGAGGTCCGCGTAGGTGGCCCGTCCGTTGATACGCAACGCCGCGATGATCTTCCGGTCCAACTGATCCACGAGGATCACTCTATGCGGTTGGACAATCCCCCATTGAGACCACGCCTCGCGGCAGACGACCGGGTTGAGCGACATCCCGGCACGTCAGGCGACCGGAAAATTAGTTGCACAAGGTAAGCAAGCTGTCCGTTTTGACCTTTAAGGGCTCTTTACTCAAGGACAACCGTTCGAGTACCCGACGGGTGAAGTGCAACGATTGCCGTGTTGGCTACCCCGGCGCGACGGGCCAGAAGGGCCCGGACGCCTCCGGTATAGCAGTGAGGTCGTTAAGGAGGCGGAAAATGACCGCGACGATGGGCGGACGCCTGCTCACCCCAGGTGAGGTGGCAGCACTGTTCCGGGTGGACCCCAAGACGGTCACCCGGTGGGCGACAGCGGGTCGCATCGGCTCGATCCGGACCCCGGGCGGGCACCGGCGGTTCCGGGAGTCCGAGGTGAACGAGCTCCTCGCGGAGCTGACCACGGACGCCAGCGAACCGGCCCGCAAGGCCTGAACCATCTCCGTCGCCGGGCCGTGTCGGGTACGGGGGACTTCCCCCGCCCCCGCGCGGCCCTTCGTGTTCTGGTCGTCACCCCGCACGACGGGGTTCGGGCCGAACCCGGCTCGACGGGTTAACCTCGGGGGACCCACACGGAAGGATCCGGCATGCTCGCTCTGCTCGCGGCGGTCGGCGCGCTGGTCGTCGCCCTGCTCCTGTGGCGGTCGTTCGCCGGTCAGCGGATCGGGGTCACCTCGCCTCCGCGCCGCGCCCCGATCGCCCCGGACGACGACCCCGACTTCCTGCGCCAGCTGTCCGAACAGCAGCGCAAGCGCCGGGACGAAGACCTGTAGACCGGCTCGAATTCCGAACTCGCGTGCTCAGGCCCGTGACTCGCGTGATGGGAGCCGGAACTCGCGAGTTGCGGCTCCCATCACGCGGGTTACGGCTTCGGTCACGCCGGTTACGGTCCTGAGCACGCGAGATACGCGTCAGCGGTAGCCCTGCGAGAGCGGGGTCGCGAAGCCGTCGGCGACGGTGGCGGCCAGCTCCAGCAGGGCCAGGCGCGTGTCGCCCGAGAGGCGGTCCAGCTCGATCTCCGCGCCCTCCTCCAGGTGCGGGTCGAACGGGACGCGGCAGACCGCGCGGACCTTCGCGCCGAAGTGGGCCGACAGCTTGTCGAGGTCGACCGAGCCACCCTTCGGGCGGACCGAGTTGATCACCGCCACCGAACGCTTGACCAGCTCGCCGTAGCCGTGGGCCTCGAGCCAATCGAGCGTCGCCGAGGCGCTGCGGGCGCCGTCGACCGAGCCGGACGACACCACCACCAGCGCGTCCGCGACGTCCAGGACGCCCTTCATCGCCGAGTGCATCAGGCCGGTGCCGCAGTCCGTGAGCACGATGTTGTAGAAGTGCTCCAGCAAATTGACCGTGCGCCGGTAGTCGTCCTCGGAGAAGGCCTCGGAAACGGCCGGATCCTGCTCGCTCGCGAGGATTTCCAGCCGGCTGGAGCCCTGGGACGTGTACGACCGGACGTCGCTGTAGCGCGTGATGCGGGCCGCGTCGCGCAGGAGGTGGCGGACCGTCGCCGTCGTCTCCAGCGGGAGCTTCTGCGACAGCGTGCCGCGGTCCGGGTTGGCGTCCACGGCCACCACGCGGTCGCCGCGCAGGGACGCGAACGTCGCCCCGAGCGTCGTGGTCACCGTCGTCTTGCCGACGCCGCCCTTGAGCGACAGCATCGCGATCTTGTAGCACCCGCGCAGCGGCTGGTTGACGCGCGCGATGAGGTCGCGGCGCTGGGTGTCCGCCGGGCTCTCGCCGGGGTTGATCAGCTTCCCGGAGCCGACGTAGACGGCCTTGCGCCAGCCCGACTGCGGCGGCCGCTTGGTCTGCCTGACCAGGTGCGCGGTGGAGAGGTCGTGGCCGTGGCCCTGCGGCGGCGCCGCGTGCCGGCCGCCCTGGGGCTGCGGCAGGCCCGACGGCTGCCCCGGAGACTGCTGCGGGTACTGGGCCTGCGCGTACTGCGGCTGCAGCGGCGGGAGGTTCTGGTCGTAGCCGTAGCCCGGGGGCACCTGGTGCGGCCCCGAGACAGCGGGGTTCACCAGGTGCGGCCCCGAGGCGCCCGGCGGC of the Amycolatopsis sp. NBC_01488 genome contains:
- a CDS encoding MinD/ParA family ATP-binding protein, which translates into the protein MTGPSEESAPGHPEQAEKQPEVSLFAEDRTDSHPHPETSGAFDVQPTQAVAPPPNPAVSGPHQVPPGASGPHLVNPAVSGPHQVPPGYGYDQNLPPLQPQYAQAQYPQQSPGQPSGLPQPQGGRHAAPPQGHGHDLSTAHLVRQTKRPPQSGWRKAVYVGSGKLINPGESPADTQRRDLIARVNQPLRGCYKIAMLSLKGGVGKTTVTTTLGATFASLRGDRVVAVDANPDRGTLSQKLPLETTATVRHLLRDAARITRYSDVRSYTSQGSSRLEILASEQDPAVSEAFSEDDYRRTVNLLEHFYNIVLTDCGTGLMHSAMKGVLDVADALVVVSSGSVDGARSASATLDWLEAHGYGELVKRSVAVINSVRPKGGSVDLDKLSAHFGAKVRAVCRVPFDPHLEEGAEIELDRLSGDTRLALLELAATVADGFATPLSQGYR
- a CDS encoding 1,4-dihydroxy-2-naphthoate polyprenyltransferase: MASLSEWIEGARPRTLPNAVAPVVAGVGATIALDAFSWWRSVLALLVSLSLIVGVNYANDYSDGIRGTDENRVGPLRLVGSGVAAPKAVLTAALISLGLAGVLGLVLVAVSGHWWLLAMGALCILGAWFYTGGKKPYGYYGFGEIAVFVFFGLAGVLGTVYVQAGRVSWAALACAVAVGCFSTAVLTANNLRDIPTDVEAGKRTLATRLGDGGTRRLYLVLIAVPFVLGIVLGIFHPLLLITLLTAPMLLKSVRAVGGGAHGRELIPALRDTGLAMLAWAVLAAVALSF
- a CDS encoding DUF4229 domain-containing protein, translated to MSDNLPRDLTLYLLARFVLVAVIAWVLTLVGVPLLVALVVGLVVGLPLGLLLFRPLNARVTAGLAKRNEKRARARADLRAQLRGDTSGQPE
- a CDS encoding Lrp/AsnC family transcriptional regulator, which codes for MDQLDRKIIAALRINGRATYADLGRAVGLSASSVHERVGKLETAGVITGYHAVVDPSSVGLGVTALVGIHPTDTATEDDVAAALGELDEVESCYAVAGDEAFVVKVRVATVDELERSLGRLRRIPGVGRTNTTVVLSTRFEGRPNNAGLQKDRAGGA
- a CDS encoding BldC family transcriptional regulator encodes the protein MTATMGGRLLTPGEVAALFRVDPKTVTRWATAGRIGSIRTPGGHRRFRESEVNELLAELTTDASEPARKA
- a CDS encoding PLP-dependent cysteine synthase family protein, translated to MSRPHARSWVREAVRIIEADANRSADTHLHVFPLPAEWGIDLYLKDESVHPTGSLKHRLARSLFLYGLVNGQIGPDTVLVEASSGSTAVSEAYFARMLGLRFITVVPRKTSKEKIALIEFYGGECHYVDEAPAMYPEAERLAAESGGHYLDQFTYAERATDWRGNNNIAESVFAQMRSERHPVPTWIVVGAGTGGTSATFGRYVRYKRHTTKICVADPENSSFYGAWETGALDYATGMPSRIEGIGRPRCEPSFVPGVIDEMFQIPDAGSLAAIRLLRERTGHWAGGSTGTNLYGAFRLISRMVEDGQAGSVVTLLCDGGERYAHTYYNDEWVAQQGLDLAPHTALFEEFLVTGKFVPES